One genomic segment of Hordeum vulgare subsp. vulgare chromosome 2H, MorexV3_pseudomolecules_assembly, whole genome shotgun sequence includes these proteins:
- the LOC123428513 gene encoding peroxidase 12-like: MASRAAAAIAVLALVCAAVHSSEGQLSPNFHAATCPDLERIVEFHVAETFRRDVGVAPALIRILFHDCFPQGCDASVLLKGAGSELNEIPNQTLRPVALDLIERIRAAVHRACGPTVSCADITVLATRDSLVKAGGPSFDVALGRRDGLAPASSALVGLLPAPFFDVPTLISSFANRSLDVADLVSLSGAHTFGVAHCPAFEDRFKPVFDTNPAIDGKFATALRNKCAGDNPAGTLTQNLDVRTPDVFDNKYYFDLIARQGLFKSDQGLIDHPTTKRMATRFSLNQGAFFEQFARSMTKMSNMDILTGTKGEIRNNCAVPNRRVQDIETAVAGDEGIAADM, encoded by the coding sequence ATGGCGTCCAGAGCAGCAGCGGCCATCGCCGTCCTGGCCTTGGTCTGCGCCGCCGTCCACTCGTCGGAGGGCCAGCTGTCACCAAACTTCCACGCCGCCACGTGCCCGGACCTGGAGCGCATCGTGGAGTTCCACGTCGCCGAGACGTTCCGGCGCGACGTGGGCGTGGCGCCGGCGCTCATCCGCATCCTCTTCCACGACTGCTTCCCGCAGGGCTGCGACGCCTCCGTGCTGCTCAAGGGCGCCGGCAGCGAGCTCAACGAGATCCCCAACCAGACGCTCCGCCCCGTGGCGCTCGACCTCATCGAGCGCATCCGCGCTGCCGTGCACCGCGCATGCGGGCCCACCGTCTCCTGCGCCGACATCACCGTGCTCGCCACCCGCGACTCCCTCGTCAAGGCCGGCGGCCCCAGCTTCGACGTCGCCCTCGGCCGCCGCGACGGGCTCGCCCCGGCGTCGTCCGCACTCGTCGGCCTCCTGCCGGCGCCCTTCTTCGACGTGCCCACCCTCATCTCCTCCTTCGCCAACCGGAGCCTCGACGTCGCCGACCTCGTGTCCCTCTCCGGCGCCCACACCTTCGGCGTCGCCCACTGCCCGGCCTTCGAGGACCGGTTCAAGCCGGTGTTCGACACCAACCCGGCCATCGACGGCAAGTTCGCCACGGCGCTGAGGAACAAGTGCGCCGGGGACAACCCCGCCGGCACGCTGACCCAGAACCTCGACGTGCGCACGCCGGACGTGTTCGACAACAAGTACTACTTCGACCTGATCGCGAGGCAGGGGCTGTTCAAGTCGGACCAGGGCCTGATCGACCACCCGACCACCAAGCGCATGGCCACACGCTTCTCCCTCAACCAGGGCGCTTTCTTCGAGCAGTTCGCGAGGTCCATGACCAAGATGAGCAACATGGACATTCTCACCGGCACCAAGGGCGAGATCCGGAACAACTGCGCCGTCCCCAACAGGCGTGTCCAGGACATCGAGACCgccgtcgccggcgacgaggggaTCGCCGCTGACATGTGA